GAACTCGTCGTAGGGCGTCATCACCTCGTCGCCGATGCGGTGGTACTCGACGGCGAGGACGGTCACCGCCGCTCGCCGCGGCGTCGCCCGTATCGGTTCGAGCCCCCGCGGGAGCAGGTCGTCGACCGCCGGCCGATCGGCCGAGAAGATCGCCCCATACACCGTCGCCTCCGTCGACAACGGCACCGATACCGTCTCTCCCGTCGACAGCGTGATCGGTTCCGCAACTGTGCCCCCAGCCTGTGGCGTCGTCCCCATGTCCGTGGCTGTCACCGCCCCCGGGGAAAGCGTTGTCGCCGTCTGGTTCGCCCAGTCCGCCTACTCATCTACGCCCACGTCGACACCGACGTCCACGTCCACGTCGCTCAGGCCGTCGGTCAATCCACCGAGGCCACCGCTGTCGTCCCCGCTCTCCCCGCCGATGGCGTCGACCCAGGCAACGAGGGCCGCCTGTATCGCTTCCGACCGGTCCTCGAAGCCACCGGCCGCACCGGCCTCGTCGACCGCCGCAAGCAGCGCCGTCGGCAGTTCCACCTCGATCCCCGTCGTGTCGTCGTACTCTCCCATACTTGCGGCTGCTGAGTCGAGAAAGAAAACGGCTCTGGTTCGACAGCTCCCGGTCAACCGTCTCCGTCGACCACACGGATCGACGAGCCGAGATACTTCGACAGCACGTCCGGGACGCCGTCGGCGTTGAACTGGCCGAGGTCGTCGGCTATCTCCGCTTTCAGCGCGTCGAGATACGCTCCGTCCGTCCGGAGTTCTCGAAAGTCCACAGAGAGCACCGTGACGCCCAGCGCGTCCTCGGTCAACTCGCGGAAGTAGTCGGGGTCGTTCAGTTCCCCGCGCCAGCAGTTGTCCCGGAAGAACAGCCAGCCGTCCTCTCCGGGTGGGTCGGCCTCGCGGTAGAGTCTCGTTTCGAACTCGGCGGGGTCGGCCCGCAGCCCCGGCGGGTCGGGATCGAGCCGGAACCGACACCCGAAGACGTACTCGGCGGTGCCCGACGGCTCGTCACTGCCCCCGCTCCAGTCGCTCGTCGTCACTCGTAGACTTCGTCGAACCGCTCGGCGAGGTCGATGTCCTTCTGGGTGATGCCCCCGGCGTCGTGCGTGGTCAGCCGGACTTCCACCTCGCCCCAGGTGATCGTTATCTCCGGGTGGTGCCAGGCGTCCTCGGCGATGCCACCGATGCCCGACGCGAACCCGACGCCGGGGAGGTACGAATCGAACTCGTAGGTCCGGACGATTTCGTCGCCGTCCCGGTCCCAGTCCTCGGGAAGCTGTGCCTCGATCTCGGAGTCGTCGAGCAGGTCCGCCATACCCGTATCGTCGGGCGGGCGGCCCAAAAAGCTCGGCCTCGCCGGGAAAAGAGTTAGTATCGCTAACACGTATCGGACAGACCATGTGGGATCGGATCGACCGGCGACGGTTCCTGGCAGGCGGCTCGGCGATCGTCGCTGCCGGAGCGATAGCGAGACGGCCGCCGTCGTCGTCATCCGCAGTGGATCTCGGCCCTCGGGTCGTGACCGATCCGACCCTCGCGGTGGAAACCCCCGAGAAACTGGTCGGGAACGTCCGGGCGACCCAGGACGTGATCGATACGGAATCGACCGCGTCGCTCGATCTCTCGTTCACCTGGACCGGCTCGGAGACACGGCGGATCGAGTTCGGCGCGAACGAGATTCCGTTCAGCAATCCCAGACGCTCCGCCCCGGACGGGGCCACCGCGATGCTGGTGACCGCGGAGACGGGTGCGGCGATCGACCGCCGTGACGACCGGACCTGGGTCCCGAACGACGCGGATGAAATAACGACATTTCTGCCGCTGGAGGGCTATACCTTCGACCCGGGCGAAACCGCGAGCTGGTCCTGGCAGCTCTGGGGGGTTCCGGGCGAGACCGCGTCCATCGAACCCGGTGCGTACCGGTTCGAATCGCGGTCCGGGAGCCGCGGCGACGGGGACCCGATGGTGACCCTCTCGCTGTCCGTCGAACCGCTCCGGCGTTCGTAGGCCAACGGCCGGGAGACCCCGTCTCCGATCCGAAATCCCTTCCACGCCCGCGCTCGAAGCGCGTCTGTGACGCCCCGTTCGGCTCGTACCGCCCTGGCCGCCGTCGTGTTCGCCGTCCTGCTGGCACAGGTGTTGCTCTACCCCGGTATCGACACGCTGGTGACGGCGCTCGGTGCCGACACGACGCTGGACGCGAGCATGTGGTTCCTCGCCGCCGAGTTCGGTGCGTTCGTTCTCTTCGCCGGCCTCTGGGGCGCGGCCAGTGACGCCGCCGGCCGCCGGGTCCCCTTCATCGTCACCGGCGCGCTCGCCGGCGCGGCCGGCTACGCCCTGCTCGCCGGCCTCCCGCAGGTGTTCGACCTCCCGTTTCTGGCCATTCTGGGCCTGCGTACCCTGCAGGGCGCGGCGACCATCGGCGCGTTCTCCCTCTCGATCACGATGCTGATGGACCTGGATGGCGGGCACGGCCGCAACATGGGCGCGGCCGGCATCGCCATCGGCGGCGGGACCGCGCTGGGCGCGCCGCTGGGCGGGCAACTGTACGAACTCGACCCCTTCGCACCGCTCGTGGCCGCCAGCGCCCTCCTCGTCGTCGTCGGCCTCCTCGCTTCCCGAGTCACAGATCGGGCTCCCGACGAACACCGGGGTCGACTCGCGGCCGTCCGCGAGACGATCCGGGAGACCCCCGCAATCCTCGTCCCCTGCGCGTTCGGCTTCGTCGACCGCCTCACGGCGGGCTTTTTCGCCCTCGTGGGAACCCTCTATTTCCGGGACGTGTTCGAACTCTCGCCCGGTGCCACGGGGCTGATGCTCGCGCTGTTTTTCGCGCCGTTCGCGCTCTTTCAGTACCCTTTCGGCGTCCTCTCGGACCGAATCGGGCGCACGATTCCCGTCCTCGCGGGATCGGCGCTGTACGGTATCGTCGTGATCGGCGTCGGCTTCGCGCCGACAGTCGCGCTCGCCGGCGCTGCGATGGTCGCCGTCGGCGTCATCGGCGCGCTGATGGCCCCGGCGACGATGGCGCTGGTCACCGACCTGGCCGCCGACGACCGCCGCGGCGTCGCGATGGCCGCGTTCAACGCCGTCGGAAGCCTCGGCTTCCTGGCCGGCGTCCTCGTCGGCGGCACCGTCGCCGACGAGTTTGGCTTCTTCGCGGCCTTCCTCACCGTCGGCGGGATGGAAGTCGTCGTCGCGACGTTGGCTATCCCGGCCTTTCTCCGGCTGGATATTCCGAGCGTCGAGAAACGAGTCGACTCCTGAGAATCAGTCGTCGAGCTGGTTGAGGACCGCCTGTGGCATCTCGGCTTTCATGTCCTCGGGGATCTCCTCGGGATCCATGCTGGAGACGAACTCCGGGACGTCCGAAC
This Halorientalis sp. IM1011 DNA region includes the following protein-coding sequences:
- a CDS encoding ribbon-helix-helix domain-containing protein, producing the protein MGEYDDTTGIEVELPTALLAAVDEAGAAGGFEDRSEAIQAALVAWVDAIGGESGDDSGGLGGLTDGLSDVDVDVGVDVGVDE
- the lwrS gene encoding LWR-salt protein, whose translation is MTTSDWSGGSDEPSGTAEYVFGCRFRLDPDPPGLRADPAEFETRLYREADPPGEDGWLFFRDNCWRGELNDPDYFRELTEDALGVTVLSVDFRELRTDGAYLDALKAEIADDLGQFNADGVPDVLSKYLGSSIRVVDGDG
- a CDS encoding 4a-hydroxytetrahydrobiopterin dehydratase, translating into MADLLDDSEIEAQLPEDWDRDGDEIVRTYEFDSYLPGVGFASGIGGIAEDAWHHPEITITWGEVEVRLTTHDAGGITQKDIDLAERFDEVYE
- a CDS encoding MFS transporter — translated: MTPRSARTALAAVVFAVLLAQVLLYPGIDTLVTALGADTTLDASMWFLAAEFGAFVLFAGLWGAASDAAGRRVPFIVTGALAGAAGYALLAGLPQVFDLPFLAILGLRTLQGAATIGAFSLSITMLMDLDGGHGRNMGAAGIAIGGGTALGAPLGGQLYELDPFAPLVAASALLVVVGLLASRVTDRAPDEHRGRLAAVRETIRETPAILVPCAFGFVDRLTAGFFALVGTLYFRDVFELSPGATGLMLALFFAPFALFQYPFGVLSDRIGRTIPVLAGSALYGIVVIGVGFAPTVALAGAAMVAVGVIGALMAPATMALVTDLAADDRRGVAMAAFNAVGSLGFLAGVLVGGTVADEFGFFAAFLTVGGMEVVVATLAIPAFLRLDIPSVEKRVDS